DNA sequence from the Dunckerocampus dactyliophorus isolate RoL2022-P2 chromosome 4, RoL_Ddac_1.1, whole genome shotgun sequence genome:
TTTATTAATAATAGTTCAGAACATGAACAGGTTCTTCAGAACATGAAGGGTTCTTGAGAACAAGGGCTTCTCTTGCCTAGTCCATTTACTTGCTCTTACACAGCGTTGCTGGAAGTGCTTCTGGCTTCCCTTGTGGCACTTGTTTGGTAAATAGCTTGCTAAAGATACCTGTATTACTGTAGTTGTTGTTATTCTTCCTCGTAATAGTAGTTGTttccctgtgtgtgtttacttacctggtACAGGTTGTGGtatcatttttgtatttgcaaCGTGATTAGAGTAGGTGTTACCCACTACAACTAAGTTATGGGCAGCCATCTGAAGTTCTGGTTCTTAACCCTTACTCCTTTGCCATTTTATCCACTACTTGTTGCCaagaaatattttttggttACTACAGAGTGTAAGAATGCTGTGCGGCGTGCATGGAGTGTGACTCTAAACCCCTCATCCGACCGTTGCATCCCTGCTTTGTGATTGGGAAAACCCATCATGTGACTCACCTGCTTGGAGTGCTGTTCCCATTGATAACATTGAAGGATGATTTCTGTGGATTGATGATGAGCTGCTCAACGTTCCCGTCTAGATCAAATCGGTAATTAGGCGCACTAAGGAGACCCCCAACGTGCATCCTATGTATCGAGACGGTCTCCTGCGCAGGAAAATGGGACCCATCATTGTCAACAAGAACACTTCCCAGGATCGCCTCATCGAGGAGCTTCAGGGCAAGTTTGGGATCAGCCGCTCGGAGCGGCGGCGTAAGCAGGCAGATGACTGGCTGACTGATGGGGTCATTGTCACGTCCAAGCCTCAGCGCTTCCGTGCTGACAGAGCTGCCAGCGAGGTTGACAAGGTTGGCTGCAGTTTGttcaaaaaatgatttttcacaGTTTATTCACCTTCACTGTCTACACTGTGTCTGGTTGTCTGCTCccttctgtgtgttttttccactttAGCTTATAATTACCCCTGATCCCGGGAGGAAGGTTCTCACGCCTCCGTCACCTCCCACTCCTCGTCACCCACCAATCACAGAACAACCTAAGCAGATGCTGCCAGTGCAGCAGACTCCTGCTATACCTCCGCCGCCTCTACCCCACTCCTCTCAGCCTCCACACATCCAGGAGCAAGTCACAGCTCCCCCTCAGCAGATAAGAGCActacaaccaccaccaccacccactcAGGAACCACCCGCCCCCAATCCAGAGCCCGCTCCTTCTGTTCGTAAAACCCCAACCCAGCCACCACCAGTGGAAAGTGTTCCACCAGTTGCACCCAAAGTCCTGGTATCTGTAGGCTGCCAAACTGACTATGACCCACTATACTCCCCAGTGCAGGCATGAACCCTTGTCTCTTTTTCCTTTCTGTCTGTCGCACCTTTCAAATACTTGCAGTGTGTGTTGTCTGTGATATAATCAAGTATTTTCAACACTTTGAAAATGAACCCCTCCTTCAGATGGCTCAAGGCAAAGGGGGTGCTCCTGGCGGTGCCAAGACACAGGTCAACAAGCTGGACAACATGCTTGGCAGCCTGCAGTCAGACCTCAACAAACTGGGTGTGCAGACGGTCGCTAAAGGAGTGTGTGGCGCCTGCTTGAAGCCAATCGTGGGACAGGTGAGATGCTGGTAGCAGCCAGCAGCATCCCGAGGAAGGTAACATGAACAATGCCTTGTCTACAGTATTTGCTCGTTTGTGTAGGTGGTGATCGCGATGGGCCGCACGTGGCATCCTGAACACTTTGTGTGCACACACTGCCAAGAGGAGATCGGCTCCAGAAACTTCTTTGAGCGGGAAGGACAGCCGTACTGTGAAAGAGATTACCATAACCTGTGCTCCCCACGATGCCACTACTGCAACGGGCCCATACTCAATGTgaatccatctttttttttttaccctctgTTTCTTTGTACTGCACTGACACAATGTGTTGTCATATCTTTACAGCAAGTTGTAACTGCACTGGATAAAACATGGCATCCTGAACACTTCTTCTGCGCTCAGTGCGGATGCTTCTTCGACCCGGACGGTATTTTGTTCAAATGTGTCTCCCTTATTGGGACCGAACTGATCTGTGAATTGTGGTTATGTTCTCCCTGTGAAGGTTTTCATGAAAAAGATGGAAAGGCCTACTGCAGGAAGGATTACTTTGACATGTTTGCACCAAAGTGCGGAGGTTGTGCCAGAGCGATTGTGGAGAACTACATCTCAGCGCTCAACTCCCTTTGGCACCCGGAGTGTTTTGTTTGCAGGGTATGTACCTGATGGTAatcctacatactgtatattattattgcCAGACTGTCGTAGATCTTTGTTTTTCGCACAGGTTATGTAAAAAATGCGAGtgattgatacgcccataaaaatgtctatttttacacATGGCTAACTACTCCACTtgaaaccctcctgctagcttgatgttgacattcaCCTCCGATTTTTATCaacctttgcaataaaagtgactgttgtaattattagattcagctccagaactccccacgtctctcttcaattgccattattCACTCATGAcaccaggtttaagccctaaatatccctcacacacttattaaacacattaaagtataaaatgtaaaggtactcaccactaatgaataataatgtaagatgactgacgaacagatggaattggagcCTCCATCCTGGTCATTAGGCGAGCGCTAGGTCAGGGGGCTAgggaaggcgtttctccaagccatgtctacataatccacactgcttgcctgttgtaattccggTAACGACTTCCGATCATATGTGAACTTATGTTCACCTCACTTCAAAATTTGAGGCTGGATTGACTGTCAAAGTTAGCGCTCCCTTGGTCGAACAAACTATTGCATCTCACAGCTGAACAcccaactatggtgtgttcaaggactgccaaacagtgcgaaatctcaacacttgaggaaaaaaacaagatcagtgaagcataaagacaatgtacatgtaggcctgtcatgataatcgattaatctaacaattaaaaaaaaaaacaagttgataatttttgccggcctcgataaattgtgcatgcgtgtttgttttcctctctctcgtCTCTCTTCATTggacaggctggatgacaagagggttcactctgcaccgTGGTGAAGTTTCACATTGGACATTGGATGTTCGTCTCTGTCGATGTTAATTTCACATTGGCAGTTgaatattcggctccgtagcaacagcggtagtttcccctctctgtgcccggactgctctctcatggtgcggggagctcgcacgggaagtgtcgCTCTAATTGCTAGTTGTTTATAGTAGGGACCGCCTGTATCCTCTGTGCGGCACAACATGGGGGTCGGCCTCTCAGACACGAAGGCTTTTGGAAGCCAAAAGAAACACACACTGAGCTAGCAGGCAAGAGAGTGGAAAACTTGTCCTCTcttgctttcttctttttctttgatcTCACGacgtacttgcattattatgccatataattaatgaaaaaaatggtctcaaaaaatgttgacaataatattggttattgacaataatttataggacaattattgtccggcaaaatttgtttttgtgacaggcctacgtaAATGTACGCTGTATGTTTTACCTGTGTTACGTATTTAGAAATTGGTTCTGCAGAAGAATCGgcctattttctgagaaaaaaacaaatattttgaccaaaaatcgaCAAATTTGCAGGGATGcaatgctgaatcgcgaatgtgCGAGGGTCCCCTGTATGTTTATCGTGAGACCATACACTTCATCTCCATCTGTTATCCATCATATCTCTACAGGAGTGTTTCACGCCGTTTGTGAATGGAAGTTTCTTTGAGCACGACGGCCAGCCCTACTGTGAAGTCCACTACCACGAGCGCCGCGGTTCTCTGTGCTCCGGCTGTCAGAAGCCCATCACTGGTCGCTGTATCACAGCCATGTCCAAGAAGTTCCACCCTGAACACTTTGTCTGTGCTTTCTGCCTCAAGCAACTCAACAAAGGCACCTTTAAAGAACAAAACGACAAACCCTACTGCCATGGCTGCTTTGTGAAGCTGTTTAGTTAAGGAGGGCAGCACCTACTATACATTTGGTACTGCACACTTCTTAATTTTGGGTCTAGAAAAAGTGTCCATAGCATCTGCAGCACTAGCAAGGTGCCATTTGAAGAAGGTGTTTAGCTTTTAAATGTATTGTCTGAACTGCAGACTGTGGCGTAGATGTATGCAGCATTTGAGAACGCTGGAAATCATCAAGGTTCTTTGTTTTTACTCCATATCGGCAGCGTCACACAAgactcattttttttgttttttaagtttctTTCATGAcagtttgttgttttacttCAGATGGTGGTGAAAGTGTTGTGACGATTGAAGCAATATTGAAATGTGCCTATTTAACATTCTCACTGGTTGAGTGTGTCCTGTTTAGGAATGAAAACAAGTTCAAATCACACGATTAGCAGGGAGCAGGTGACCtgttattacattattacaaaatacaaaCTGTTTATGAGCTGACACATCCAGCTCTTAGTGTTCATTGTATTGAACTTTTGACAAAGTGCATTAACGTGAATGATAATTTCAATGGAAATATGATTTGTGTGTGAAAATGTCTTTGTGGACTCATTTGTCAACACCagcatgttacaaaaatgagtttgATGTACGCCAATCGTATCAGATAGAAGAACAACGGAACAATGTTTCTCATTCAAGTACTCATCTGTCTGCATGTGTTGTTCATTGAGAAATTCCGCAATTGTTTCAGCTGTTTCAAGCTATTGGAAGCAGCACAATCTTGTGTTTCTGACTTTCACTGCCAAATCATTCCTTATTTCCAATAAAGAGTCATTGTTTCTTCATGCAACCAAGTGTAACTTTTCAGATATTGGAAGGTGTGGTGATTCCGGCCATCTCCTACTAATGCACTGTACTGCAGTGAATCacaagtgcatttttttgtacatctGCAGCTGGAATACTTAGTATGAGTATGTTTAATAACCACTCTGACAAGCATATTTAATACTGGTTGAAAAAACGACGCATGTGTGTTGTCAACCTGTGGTATTACAGTGAGGCTGTAAGTTAGCATGTATGTTGGTGTTGACGCCTGGTGGTATTTAAAGAGCAAAAATAAGAGATGATGACCAGCAGGCTGAATTTACATGATGGAAGGTCTTTCTGTGCCAGGAGTTCTACAGTAGAGCCTTAAGACTCAAGTCTTTTCTGTCTCACAGGAGTTACCAGTAATGCAccagctgtcaaatgattttaAGTTATTTAACCAAAACCATGTACCCTTTCATATGTTTGTGTttcttatatatattttctctcTTTTAAATGTCAAGAGTGTAGTGTCTTTCGTGAGATCCCTCACCTAGAGACTGAGCACACAAATAAATTTTGGTATCAAAATCATTGCCTCTGGTTTCATTTCTTCCGACAAGtatttactgtaaataataatcagtgtgGCCTGTATGAGGTGGAGAAGAAAGAACAAGCTGTCATCGAGAGTTGGTCTGGTAGAAGCTTTATCTGTTTTGTACTTTAGGGAATTTTGCTGAAATGTTATTTGTTACTTAAAGTAACCTTGTAAGCACCGATTTCCAAGGACAATAAGTGAAATTTGGATTTTGCTATTGCagatttgttcatttagccttttttttttttactattccaTTTCATCAAAAAGGCCCAGCAGAGGGCTGTGGCTGCTTAGGATCTCAAGATGCTGGTGCAGGTCTACATGGCCATCATCGAGTCCATCCTCACCTTCCATCACCCTGTGCTATGCTGGGGCCACTGCCAGCTAGCACACACTGCAGCGcattagtgatggaaatttcggctctttttgGAGAGCCTGTTCCTTAGCCTTGGCTCATGAAAATAGACGATTCTTTCGGCTTGCAAGTggatcatattttttttattgtcttataTTAATTTGTTACCAAATTATGTGCATTGTATGAAACGAATTAccaatatgaaaaaatacatgatataaaatgtgtaataattaaatttatttatttgaatctCAATGAAGAGCTACAAAatttgttatattataaaaacaaataatctcaatagacaaattagacCAAAATAGGACAAatttcttcatgcaaatttctcatgaACGAATCGGCTATAAGAGCACCAAAGCATGTCTTGAAATCCTCCCCcccgctcagtgtggacacagcgaCGCTGTCACAAATCTTgcccaatgacattcgcctttaacagcaaaaaagacgaggaaaaaacaaaTCGGCTCCCAATTGGAGCCGGATCCTGTCGTTTATTTCAAAGAGGCGTCTCTTAGAGTCGATTCATTCGAGACCGACACATCACAACATCATGAGGGGTGAAAATCGACTCCttggaaaagtggcgttttttgccatctttgtgtcctgccgggacccccgatgaatgtttggggggtttggcccaactcccgggccggaaaaatgtcgtttcagcaacttgaaaaaatgcgatttcgtgacagtgccggcactgaaaaaacaggcgaaaatcgacccctcggaaaagtgtcattttttgccatatttgggtcctgccaggacccccgatgaatgtttggggggtttggcccacctcccggaccggaaaagtgcagtttcagcaacttgaaaaaatgcgatttcacgatTTCCCATCTCTCCAGGACCTGTATGTCTCCAGGAATCGGAGACACGCAGGCCGGATCACAGCCGGCCCTTCTCACCCTGGAGACAGTCTATTTGTCCCTACTGAGCCTCCATTCGCCTCATGCCTCCAAGACAGCTTTCCCTCCTCTGCCAACAGACTTACGAACACTAATAACACTGCCATCAAGtcatacatacaaacacaagTTCACATGGCTCTGTTTTGTTCTGTTATGgtggaatgtacattttgtacatatatttatacTTATATTATcttatattttgttatattgtttaatttTCTTTAACTGAGTCTAattttattttgcatgcccTGATTACTATTTgaattatttgttattaaaagcctgttttatgtTGCACCAACACACcgcaaaaaaaagttattagTTTGTGTAACCAACGCTGACAATGGTAATAGAAACtattctgattctgattttatttacatttttaattaaactatcataaacatatactgtatcaatGTGGCATTATTATCAAATAGATTTTCGCTTTAAATGCTGCCACAACAGCTCTTTCATTTcacccatccaaccatccatccattttctatgccgcttttcctcaatcaggtcgcgggggcatgctagagcctatcccagctgactttcggCGAGAGCctggtacaccctgaactggtcgccagccaatcgcagccctTTCATTTCAGGGAATTGAAAATCAAATAAGAAAATTGAAGTCTAcataattaataacaaaataatttgtcgagaataaaatacattgaaaatgtaatataaacTAGGGGGTTTCTAAAAGATTTAGTTCATTAATCATCTAATGCCGAGCCACACCTTTtgaattcatccattcatttaccTTGCAAGCCACTGACattaaacaaagaaaagaagaagaaaaacttaTTATTTGGTATAATGGCGGGTTGAACTCATAACTTTTAACAGTGTATACCGCTGCCCACTGTATCGGAGAATGTATATTGATAGTGCAACCTCCATTAACCATTGAAAAATTAATAAGTTAAGAAAGTTTAAAATAAGAAAGCCGTctacattttattatataacCCTGTGTCCTTTATATAGTGTAGAACTGCTCTCTGCGAACAAAAACCGTGACTCGGTGATTGGGGAAATATATGTACCACGTGACAGAGTCACTTCCGCCAACATACGTTTCAACGTACAACTCTCGGGGACCGTGATTGGAGAATAGCCATACCACGTGACCGAGGCGGCCATACCCGGAAGAATGACAAGTGTGTATTGTCGTCATTCGCCAAGATTTTAAGGCAAGTaggaaagaaatatgttttgTCGATAGATAATTGATCATCTTTGTGGCTCGTGATTGTATGTCGTTTGTTTATTCGTACAAATAAAAGGGAGACGTCGCCAGTAGGTAATTAGTTTGGTAGCTATGTGATTATTTCCTTTTTAATGACAGTTCGTGGGAGCTACACTTGTTAGCATTTTTCACTAAAGAGCAACATGGCATCCTACTTTGACGAGCACGACTGTGAGCCGACCAACCCCGAGGAACAGTACCGCCAGAATGCACTCCTTGAACTGGCCAGGTTGTCAGACATTGCAAGTCATTggcttattttaatattatgttatgCTAATGTGTGCTTATTTGTGTGTGAAGGTCTCTAATGCAGGGGTTGGACTTGATGGATTCAGGACATTTTGACTCGTCAGACTGGGACCAGCGTCTTCCTCCTCCAGCTGCAAAAGTAGCTGTGCAGACTCTCACTGTGGTGGTTATTTCTCCAGAGCAAGCAGGTGACACAAATATCTCAAATTCTTGCAAAACCGGTGTCTTATCAATGTCAGCTGTACTGCTGTTGCAGACAAAGGCATGAAGTGTCCTGTGTGTTTGCTGGAGTTTGAAGAGCAGGAGACTGTTCGAGAAATGCcttgcaagcatcttttccaCGCTGGATGTATACTGCCGTGGTTGGGCAAGGTAGAACACACACTTTTGTGATGAGTGAATGAAATGGGTCACGCAAAGATTCCCTCTGGTAAATATGACTTTCTTCTTCCAACGTAGACCAACTCTTGCCCACTGTGTCGACTTGAACTACCCACTGACAATCAAGAGTATGAAGAGTTCAAGAAAGACAAAGTGAGTGCCCTGAACACACCACAACATTCTCTGACATGGCTGTGAagatggctgtgtgtgtgtgtcaatagGAGAGACGAAAACAGAGGGAGCACAGACTGGAGGACCTCCATGGAGCAATGTACACATGACAGTGATGTTTCACCACCACTAAACATTCAGGAAGTTCAAAATGGTCAGTGACATTTCACACCTaaatgctggaaatgacatccTTGACCGCCTTCGATATGCAGTAATGACTCACCTCAGAGCCAAGTTTCTATACTTTCctacaaaatatatactttattttacaaattatGGGATGTATTCCTATCCATGCTGGATTAATGTCCAATATAAACCACAGCGATTTAACGAAAATATACACTTAAGCCAAAAATAATCATATCCCGGTCGTATTTTGAGTTAACCTTTATTAGGTGATTGTGTCTCTttttagctggaaatgacacactgAAGTGGTAAAAGGCTTGTCATGTGTAGAATTATTCATACCTATTCTCAATTATAGTTCTATGTGTATATTATTGTTTGGACTGTTCGAGATTTTGCTAAAAGTTGCCGGTGTCCTTCAGAATGGTGCAAAATGTTTCCTCATTTTTTTAAGATGTAGGTAATGAATAATTTTTAACATGTGGAAACTTTTTAGCCTTTTGTCACTTTGTTGTGTTATTTCCAGGTTTAGTATTTAATGTTGATTTATCTTAATGGCCCATGTGAAGTGTATGTTAGATATGTGATTCCATTTTAAAAGACCTTATAAGCCTCATGAAGGGTTTAATTGCAGAGCTGGTGCTTTAGTATTTGTACACGCTTGTACTGTActatatgtatgtatctatatgtATACTATATGTATTTTAAAGCTAAActgaggactttttttttttttggaaatggtgacttttaaacaacaaaaaaaagattctcTGACTTGACTTCCTTGATGATTCCCATAATGCAGTTGTGTGGCTGGAGTTCTACTTCCAACCCCTTTGCCTACAAACACAATCATGGTCAtaatttaagtttttatttcatatttgaatATAAATCTCTGTCAAATCCAAATACCTAGATGACAAAACAGATCCTACATATTTACAGAATGTAGAGAAAAAAACCAAAATAGTAGTCTGAGTTGAAGACATTAAGCGTTCTCCAGAAGGACCTTTTTATGGATGTGCACATTTTCtactgaaaaacaaataaaagattGAAAAATCCAGTGTTGAATTTGGCCACGTGGCAGACTGTATTGATGCAGAGTAAGAAATCCAACCCTGACGTGATGGCTCATACAAGCTGCCAGTAGAAGTATCACACCTTTTGTTTTCAGAATGGTGAAGTGGGATAAGGCGGAACACAAACGAGTCAAATAAAGCACATGGCTTTCCCTGGCACATAATGAGGGATAAGGCTAAAATCTTTAACTCATACAAATCCATACAGCAGTTGAAACAAGTTTTTGGCAAGAGgtgcaaaacaacagaaacaagcaCTTTCATTGGAGCCTGCTGCCCAAAGAGAAAAGTGAACCATGTGGAAAACCGATGGCTTCATGCAGAATACTGTGAGGATCCTAGCCTCTTATGAGGACGCATACATCTGAACAATTAACATGTGAGTGCTTGCCTGGAGTGTGGGGTATAGGGAAACATTGAATTTGCTTATTTATAGTGGAATTGGCACCATGACACAGTGACACCCTCAGCCACAAGCCTGTAACGACGGCCTGTGAAGCTGTAGAATTAACATGGCAGCAACTTCCTCCATTCTCTGACTCAAACACCATTCTGCTCTTCAAACTGGCATGCAGGGATCCGCGGTCCAGTCTATCCTAAAcacttttaaattaatttaaataagcAATTAACAGTCCTCCACTAGAAAAGTAAAGAATTGCATGCAGTGGTTCATTgtgttaaaattcaaacaatcaAAACTAGCGTTGGGAT
Encoded proteins:
- the LOC129180234 gene encoding paxillin-like; the encoded protein is MDDLDALLADLESTTSHISKRPVFLPDETPYSIPTSGHYYQDVSVPPPVPPPPTAEALNGALQDHKDSHHSSQQSLGSAQKNSWSRDSSSSPQSHIEEDHVYSFPNKQKSSDSSTAAMTSALGSNLSELDRLLLELNAVQQSSPSFPTTEERAPPLPSTSITHYENGNAPEIRVSPPPQEEPKRNGTKPDEARSTVESLLDELEGSVPSTSPSPRHSDLDSPSQQQARISASCATRELDELMASLSDFKMAQGKGGAPGGAKTQVNKLDNMLGSLQSDLNKLGVQTVAKGVCGACLKPIVGQVVIAMGRTWHPEHFVCTHCQEEIGSRNFFEREGQPYCERDYHNLCSPRCHYCNGPILNQVVTALDKTWHPEHFFCAQCGCFFDPDGFHEKDGKAYCRKDYFDMFAPKCGGCARAIVENYISALNSLWHPECFVCRECFTPFVNGSFFEHDGQPYCEVHYHERRGSLCSGCQKPITGRCITAMSKKFHPEHFVCAFCLKQLNKGTFKEQNDKPYCHGCFVKLFS
- the rnf181 gene encoding E3 ubiquitin-protein ligase RNF181, producing MASYFDEHDCEPTNPEEQYRQNALLELARSLMQGLDLMDSGHFDSSDWDQRLPPPAAKVAVQTLTVVVISPEQADKGMKCPVCLLEFEEQETVREMPCKHLFHAGCILPWLGKTNSCPLCRLELPTDNQEYEEFKKDKERRKQREHRLEDLHGAMYT